The proteins below come from a single Saccharopolyspora sp. SCSIO 74807 genomic window:
- a CDS encoding DNA polymerase IV, which translates to MRWHAEDVERVVLHVDLDQFIVAVELLRRPELRGRPVLVGGTGDPTRRGVVAGASYEAREFGVRSGTPLRTALKRCPQAVFLAVDRDAYLAKSALFTAALREFGGIVEEAGWDEAFLQLDTADAQHDAESVRSAVPARTGLSCSVGIGDNKLRAKLASGFAKPGSPLRDETGTFRLDQHNWAPTMHQRSPEALWGIGRKTAARLAEHGLTTVGALAAADRSALAATFGPRNGPWLVALARGIDPTPVRGEPYRPRSYGREFTFQEDVRDPAELRAELARLSHLVADDLREHSCRAGRVVVKLRDSHFRTHSHGIPVDPPSADPETLTAASHRALARFTPTRPTRLIGTRAESLTSDET; encoded by the coding sequence GTGCGGTGGCACGCTGAGGACGTGGAGCGCGTCGTGCTGCACGTGGATCTCGACCAGTTCATCGTCGCTGTGGAACTGCTGCGCCGCCCCGAGCTGCGCGGGCGACCGGTGCTGGTCGGCGGAACCGGCGACCCCACCCGCCGCGGAGTCGTCGCAGGCGCGTCCTACGAGGCCCGCGAGTTCGGCGTCCGCTCGGGAACTCCGCTGCGCACCGCGCTGAAACGGTGCCCGCAAGCGGTCTTCCTCGCCGTCGACCGGGACGCGTACCTGGCCAAGTCCGCGCTGTTCACGGCCGCGCTGCGCGAGTTCGGCGGCATCGTGGAGGAGGCGGGCTGGGACGAGGCGTTCCTGCAACTCGACACCGCCGACGCCCAGCACGACGCGGAATCGGTGCGCTCCGCAGTCCCCGCCCGCACCGGCTTGAGCTGCTCGGTGGGCATCGGCGACAACAAGCTCCGCGCGAAGCTGGCCTCCGGTTTCGCCAAACCCGGCTCACCGTTGCGCGACGAGACCGGCACCTTCCGCCTCGACCAGCACAACTGGGCGCCGACCATGCACCAGCGCAGCCCCGAAGCGCTGTGGGGCATCGGCCGCAAAACCGCCGCCCGCCTCGCCGAACACGGCTTGACCACCGTCGGTGCCCTCGCGGCCGCGGACCGATCAGCCCTCGCCGCAACGTTCGGCCCGCGCAACGGTCCCTGGCTAGTGGCACTGGCCCGCGGCATCGACCCGACCCCCGTGCGCGGCGAGCCGTACCGGCCACGCTCCTACGGCCGCGAGTTCACCTTCCAGGAAGACGTCCGCGACCCTGCCGAACTCCGCGCCGAACTCGCCCGCCTGTCCCACCTCGTAGCCGACGACCTGCGAGAACACTCCTGCCGCGCAGGCCGCGTCGTGGTGAAGCTGCGCGACTCGCACTTCCGGACCCACTCCCACGGCATCCCGGTCGACCCGCCCAGCGCCGACCCCGAAACCCTCACCGCCGCGTCCCACCGCGCCCTCGCCCGCTTCACCCCGACCCGCCCCACCCGCCTCATCGGCACCCGCGCCGAATCTCTGACCAGCGACGAAACCTGA
- a CDS encoding GNAT family N-acetyltransferase has translation MSSAESEETVLLQRSVAGLGEALAAFGRYGPGNAEIRRAGAVGAVVPWASNHHWIDAAAVPVGATPPHANEQLPHCLWTTGDVPPARREEPDVAMPAMTLDLRALGNDSGHNETGSVGVAEFGEIGVLNDLAYQQQALGPLLAAFPAGMGHGYGIRDHSGRLISAAVALDVGVDTSVQWVVTHPDHRRQGLSARLLRVLLAKARDRGQTTASLQSSPDGFSLYQLLGFRTVGTLRACVT, from the coding sequence GTGTCGAGTGCAGAATCCGAGGAAACTGTCTTGCTGCAACGGTCGGTGGCCGGTTTAGGCGAAGCCCTCGCGGCCTTCGGTCGTTACGGGCCAGGCAACGCGGAAATCCGCCGCGCGGGCGCGGTCGGGGCTGTTGTGCCCTGGGCAAGTAACCATCATTGGATCGACGCGGCGGCCGTGCCCGTCGGCGCCACACCGCCGCATGCCAATGAGCAGCTTCCGCACTGTCTCTGGACAACCGGGGACGTGCCGCCTGCTCGTCGTGAGGAGCCGGACGTGGCGATGCCGGCGATGACCCTGGACCTGAGAGCACTGGGGAACGATTCCGGCCACAACGAAACCGGCAGCGTGGGGGTAGCCGAGTTCGGCGAGATCGGCGTGCTCAACGACCTCGCCTACCAGCAGCAGGCCCTGGGGCCGTTGTTGGCCGCATTTCCAGCGGGCATGGGGCATGGGTACGGCATCCGCGACCACTCCGGCCGACTCATCAGCGCCGCAGTAGCCCTCGACGTGGGTGTCGACACCTCGGTGCAGTGGGTGGTCACTCATCCCGATCATCGGCGCCAGGGCTTGAGCGCACGGCTGCTACGGGTCCTTCTCGCCAAGGCCAGAGACCGTGGGCAGACAACAGCCTCCCTACAGTCCAGTCCCGACGGATTCTCGCTGTACCAGCTTCTCGGTTTCCGCACCGTAGGGACCCTGCGCGCCTGCGTAACCTGA
- a CDS encoding tetratricopeptide repeat protein, whose amino-acid sequence MQADALTGNINFFSGPATKPPRPAQLPRTGMLCRREEEMAALRSLLTHDAGAQGPLAVIDGPAGIGKTALAIGFAREVADRFPDAQLFVDLRGFDLHGAPRSAGSALSGFLRSLGVDAGGIPHDVDEQAGLYRSLLADKKALIVLDNASTPDQVRPLLPGTPSCLALVTGRNRLPGLIGREDALPVSLHPMSVDDGTATLARLLGYAEVTRHPDAARRLVRLCGGLPLALRVVAARIRSRTGSTIRDCLQELEEDDPLDGLEMDGDASLNVRAVFSLSYRGISGNEARCFRTLAQHPSNEFGLPAAAALLAVRPRQAKHALSRLVERNLLQEIRPERYRFHDLLLLYARERSVLDDDESARDAALRRSLDWYLHTADAAASHLSPRMHRVPAGDCPSECRPLTFTDHRGALEWIEHEEETLIAAMHRAAAHGVHEFVQRLPVVLSRYCFLRKPWTTWLEPCHLGLAHARADTEPTWAVWLRVMLGIAARDQGRPDHAIGHCLRAHAMAQHAGDVPGRAWSLVILGLAHRDTGRLHIADPLCREASELFASADDHHGLAWAQTIIGLAEQATGREESSSQRFENALTGFLSADDPSGAAWSSIFLARSARLSKRYTDARKQCEHALELADASGDHKAAIWTLHELGTADLQDGNVERAIAGYQRALTLSRDVVDHYAEARTLDKIATALCQASRHAEARDAWTHAVSILDRLNSPHAHQTRQRRDEQLNE is encoded by the coding sequence GTGCAGGCAGACGCGCTGACCGGCAACATCAACTTCTTCTCTGGTCCTGCCACCAAACCACCGCGACCCGCGCAGCTGCCGCGCACGGGAATGCTCTGCCGCCGGGAAGAGGAGATGGCGGCGTTGCGATCGCTGCTGACGCACGATGCGGGTGCGCAAGGTCCGCTCGCCGTCATCGACGGTCCCGCAGGCATCGGGAAAACCGCGCTGGCCATCGGATTCGCGCGCGAGGTCGCAGATCGGTTCCCGGACGCTCAGCTGTTCGTTGACCTCCGCGGATTCGACCTGCACGGCGCACCGCGCTCAGCTGGGAGCGCTTTGAGCGGGTTCTTGCGCTCGCTCGGGGTCGATGCGGGTGGGATCCCGCACGACGTCGACGAGCAGGCGGGTCTGTACCGCAGCCTCCTCGCCGACAAGAAGGCGCTCATCGTGCTCGACAACGCGAGCACCCCAGACCAGGTTCGCCCGCTATTGCCGGGAACTCCCAGTTGTCTTGCGCTGGTCACAGGGCGGAACCGACTTCCCGGCCTGATCGGACGCGAGGACGCCCTGCCCGTCTCACTGCATCCGATGAGCGTCGACGACGGCACGGCGACGCTGGCCCGGCTTCTCGGGTATGCGGAGGTCACACGGCATCCCGATGCCGCTCGGCGACTCGTCCGATTATGTGGCGGACTTCCCCTGGCACTGCGCGTAGTCGCAGCCCGCATACGGTCGCGCACCGGCTCGACGATCCGCGACTGTCTCCAGGAACTCGAAGAGGACGACCCGCTGGACGGTCTTGAAATGGACGGCGATGCGAGTTTGAACGTCCGCGCAGTGTTCTCGCTGTCCTATCGAGGCATCTCTGGCAACGAGGCGCGCTGCTTCCGAACCTTGGCGCAGCACCCCAGTAACGAATTCGGCCTGCCCGCCGCGGCCGCACTGCTCGCTGTACGCCCTCGACAAGCCAAACACGCGCTCTCGAGACTGGTCGAGCGCAACCTGCTACAAGAGATACGTCCGGAGCGATATCGGTTTCACGACCTGCTGCTTCTCTACGCGCGAGAGCGCAGCGTGCTCGATGATGACGAGTCCGCACGCGACGCCGCCTTGCGCCGAAGCCTCGACTGGTACCTCCACACTGCGGACGCCGCCGCCAGCCATCTCTCACCCCGCATGCACCGGGTGCCCGCCGGTGACTGCCCATCGGAATGCCGACCACTCACCTTCACCGATCATCGGGGCGCGCTCGAATGGATCGAGCACGAGGAAGAAACCCTCATCGCGGCCATGCACCGAGCGGCGGCTCACGGAGTACACGAGTTCGTCCAACGGCTCCCGGTAGTGCTATCCCGATACTGCTTCCTCCGGAAGCCTTGGACCACGTGGCTCGAACCGTGTCACCTCGGATTGGCACACGCCCGTGCCGACACAGAACCGACCTGGGCGGTATGGCTCCGGGTGATGCTGGGCATAGCAGCCAGGGACCAAGGACGACCAGACCACGCGATCGGCCACTGCCTCCGCGCGCACGCGATGGCCCAGCATGCGGGGGATGTTCCTGGACGAGCGTGGAGCCTGGTGATTCTCGGGTTGGCGCACCGCGACACCGGACGCCTGCACATCGCGGACCCGCTGTGCCGGGAGGCATCCGAGCTGTTCGCATCCGCCGACGACCACCACGGCCTGGCGTGGGCACAGACGATCATCGGACTGGCAGAACAAGCCACGGGCCGCGAGGAATCGTCGAGCCAACGGTTCGAGAACGCACTCACGGGGTTTCTGAGCGCCGACGACCCGTCCGGCGCGGCCTGGTCCTCGATCTTCTTAGCCAGGAGCGCCCGCTTGTCGAAGCGATACACCGACGCGCGGAAACAATGCGAACACGCGCTTGAGCTGGCTGACGCGTCCGGCGACCACAAAGCCGCCATCTGGACGCTGCACGAACTAGGCACCGCCGACCTGCAGGACGGCAACGTCGAACGGGCCATCGCCGGCTACCAACGAGCACTCACCCTCTCCCGCGACGTCGTCGACCACTACGCCGAAGCCCGCACACTCGACAAGATCGCCACAGCATTGTGCCAAGCCAGCAGACACGCAGAAGCGCGCGACGCCTGGACCCATGCCGTCAGCATCCTCGACCGGCTCAACAGCCCGCACGCACACCAAACACGACAACGACGCGACGAACAGCTGAACGAATAG
- a CDS encoding DUF1707 domain-containing protein, with product MSSTNVPATPGATGNEMIRLSDADRSQGERLLNEHVVSGCLTSDEYGDRVVQAKQARTRGELLTLFRDLPEPCPRFDERQDEARHDEVRQDRTPAPQPASAVQFPRRHLQAAAIAVAIPCSIVGAITGLFYAADAPMLLPVAFVIVGALYLVLLTLGDRVKR from the coding sequence GTGTCGTCCACGAACGTCCCGGCCACGCCCGGGGCCACGGGCAACGAGATGATCAGGTTGTCGGACGCCGACCGGTCGCAGGGGGAGCGGCTGCTCAACGAGCACGTGGTTTCCGGTTGCCTCACCTCGGACGAGTACGGGGACCGGGTCGTGCAGGCCAAGCAGGCACGCACCCGCGGCGAGCTGCTCACGCTGTTCCGCGACCTGCCGGAGCCGTGTCCGCGCTTCGACGAGCGGCAGGACGAGGCGCGGCACGACGAGGTCCGGCAGGACCGGACCCCCGCACCCCAGCCGGCGTCCGCCGTCCAGTTCCCGCGCCGGCACCTGCAAGCCGCCGCGATCGCGGTCGCGATCCCCTGCTCGATCGTCGGTGCGATCACCGGCTTGTTCTACGCGGCGGACGCGCCGATGTTGCTGCCGGTCGCGTTCGTGATCGTGGGGGCGCTGTACTTGGTGCTGCTGACGCTCGGAGACCGGGTCAAGCGCTGA
- a CDS encoding NUDIX domain-containing protein codes for MAKRSAGILLHRMRDGGPQLLLVHPGGPFWRNKDLGSWSIPKGEYGDDESPRDAALREFAEETGHRPDPGALVELGEIRQKGGKSVLAWALRGEFDPAQLVSNPVELPWPPRSGRTASFPEVDRAEWFDPATARDKLIPAQAEFVDRLLAALS; via the coding sequence ATGGCGAAGCGCAGCGCGGGCATCCTGCTGCACCGGATGCGGGACGGCGGGCCGCAGCTGCTGCTGGTGCATCCCGGCGGCCCGTTCTGGCGGAACAAGGACCTCGGTTCGTGGTCGATCCCGAAGGGCGAATACGGCGACGACGAGTCACCGCGCGATGCGGCGCTGCGCGAATTCGCCGAGGAAACCGGTCATCGGCCGGATCCGGGCGCGCTGGTCGAGCTCGGCGAGATCCGGCAGAAGGGCGGCAAGTCGGTGCTGGCCTGGGCATTGCGCGGTGAGTTCGATCCCGCGCAGCTGGTCAGCAACCCGGTGGAGCTGCCGTGGCCGCCGCGCTCGGGACGCACCGCATCGTTCCCCGAGGTCGACCGGGCCGAATGGTTCGACCCGGCGACCGCGCGGGACAAGCTGATCCCGGCCCAAGCCGAGTTCGTCGACCGCTTGCTGGCGGCGTTGAGCTGA